The window TCCTTGTCCGTGTGGCTATTTTGCTGACCCTACGCATCATTGTGTTTGTACTCCAGGGCAGATTCAGAAGTATCTTGCTAAGATTTCAGGTCCGTTAATGGACAGAATCGACATTCAGTGTGAGATTGCACCTCTCCCCTTCAAAGATATATCACAAGCAACACCGGGCGAGCCGAGTGCTGCTATTCGTGAGCGTGTTATCCGTGCGCGTGCTATTCAGACCGATCGCTTTAGCAGTTATCGTAATATTCATTGTAATGCGCAGATGTCTGAGCGTATGATTCATGAGTTTGCCGAGCCTGATGAAGCCTCTATCAAGTTACTCCGTGATGCTATGGAGCGTTTGAAACTGTCTGCTCGTGCCTATAACAGAATCCTAAAAGTAGCACGTTCGATCGCTGATTTGGAAGAGTCAGAGGCTGTACAAGTGCAGCATATCGCTGAGGCAATAGGGTATAGAAACTTGGATAGGAGCGACTGGGCTGAGAGATGAGACCGCTCTCAACCTTATAAAGATTAGGAAAACTAAGAAAACTATGCCCCCTAATATTACTCGAAATCCTAAGACAACTATATAAAGAAGAAATACAATAACACCCAAAGACTTAACAAATATATAAAAAACAAATTCAAAAAGACTATGAGAAAGTTGTTTGCTTTCGTGTTGTTGCTGCTATCGTTAGCAGTATCAGCACAGACGGATAAGACATTTATGTCTGTAGACTGGGATAAAATAAAGGCAGAAGTGAAAGCTAATCCACAGCATGTCCAGCAGTTAGTTGATATTCTTATCAATGTTGACGCTGATACCACATTGACTGCTGAGGACAAAATCTTGGCTGTTTATGGACGAACTTACCTTAATAATGGTAGGGATATGTTCATGGAACTTGATATGTCAAAAGCCAGGAACGAAGGTAAGTTTGATGTTGCTGCTACGCTTGCAGATAAAGTTCTTGCCAGCAATCCGCTTAATACCAATGCTATCGTGTCTAAGATTTATCATTTTAGAAAACTTTCAACCACCGAACCTGATAAATCATGGATGTTGAGCGATAGCCTTAAGGTCTATTCTGTTCGTTTATCACGCATTCTCGATACCATCTTCATGACTGGTGATGGTAGTAAGGAACACCCTTTCTCCGTGACATCAGTGGGTGATGAATATAATCTTGTTTACTTCTTCTTTGGTATTCCTAAGGTGAATAGTCAGATGGTAGTCGGTAGTTGTGATCGTCTTATTTTGGGCGAAACGAATGCTAATTACACTTCTTCTGATATTTACTTTGATGTAAAACGCGTCTTTGAAATCGAGAAATCTATGTTTGAACAGCAAGGAGGAAAGGGGCAGTAAGTTGGGTTAAAAGGTGTTTTCACGCTTTTCTATTTTCTTTATTGAGATATCATAACAGTCATACCCCTTCCCATTTGGGAAGGGGCTTTTGTTGGTTTAGCTTTACTTTTGTAATTATTTTTCACACCTTCGGTTTTAAAAGATGCCCTTTGGGCTTCGAAAAGACGCCCAATTGGCTTGCAAAAGATGCCCTTTTGCGGTCCAAATAACGCCCTTTTGAAGTCCAATTAAGCACCTTTTGAAATGCTGTTTTGTAAGTATTTGATTACTTGTTAGTTACACTTGGGGTCTTGTTATTCGTTAAAATGCTCTTTTGGGATGTTTTTCCGCTTCGTGTTGTAAACAAATTTCATATCAGTTAAGCGGTTTTCACGTCTGTTCTAATACGCATGATTTATAGTGTAAACACTTTCTTGCTTCTCTTCCGACGCACTAACGATAACTGACTTAGTGTATAGAAGAGAAACAAGAGTGATATAATGGTTCATGCTAATTCTATGAAAGGAAACTATAGGTTCTCACTTTCAAACGTTTTCTATTCTTGTTTTGAACTTGCTTAGATATTGCTGTCAGTAGAAAGAAAAATCTTTATGATTGTACAAAATGCCTTTTTGAGTATATTCTATGATCCAAAATGATTTTAACCTATCTTTCTTTTAAGTTTTGTAGGGTAGAAATCAGTCTATAGTCAGTATGGCTTAAAGTAGTTGAAACCTCAATTTTTTCCCATTTCATCGATAATAAAGGTGCTTAAAGAGGTGTTAAAGCGATGTGAAAAATCAGTCTTTCTGCTTGTTATCCAAGTCGTTTACAGTTTGTTGTAAACTGATGTTAATAGATGAAGGGATAAGGTTTTCTGTATAGATTAAAGTTTTGTTAGATGTTAATACTTGTTGTCAAGGCTTATATTTGTAGTTATATTTATTTGTATATTATATTGTAAGTCGTTGATAATCAGTAAAGAGTATTTGTAAATTCGTAACACATCTTGTTATTATCTATTATAAAGCCCTAATTTCGTGTATCTTTGCATACACCTTTTTAAAAGGGTTCCCGTTTACAAAGACAGGAAATAATTTTAAAAACATAAATCAAATTAACAATCATGAAACCATTGCAAACTGAGAGCAGTTCATGGCATAAGATTCTTGCCGTATTGGTGGGACTCATCTGCACCTTGAACGTAGCAGCTCAACAAATCAATGTAAAAGGTTCGGTAACTGACCAGCATGGTGACCCTATCATCGGCGCAACCATTATGGAGCAGGGAACCAAGAATGG is drawn from Prevotella melaninogenica and contains these coding sequences:
- a CDS encoding DUF4919 domain-containing protein codes for the protein MRKLFAFVLLLLSLAVSAQTDKTFMSVDWDKIKAEVKANPQHVQQLVDILINVDADTTLTAEDKILAVYGRTYLNNGRDMFMELDMSKARNEGKFDVAATLADKVLASNPLNTNAIVSKIYHFRKLSTTEPDKSWMLSDSLKVYSVRLSRILDTIFMTGDGSKEHPFSVTSVGDEYNLVYFFFGIPKVNSQMVVGSCDRLILGETNANYTSSDIYFDVKRVFEIEKSMFEQQGGKGQ